One part of the Haliotis asinina isolate JCU_RB_2024 chromosome 2, JCU_Hal_asi_v2, whole genome shotgun sequence genome encodes these proteins:
- the LOC137272394 gene encoding estradiol 17-beta-dehydrogenase 11-like, which produces MALSLGEVLYTCGQVIYLYWESLCKLLFPPRRRDVTGWRVLITGGGHGIGREMALEFGRLGADVILWDINEENMENTAADVRVFGAKVYTYICDVSSADDIKSVAEVVRVDVGGVDVLVNNAGVLNGGTLLEMTSADIRRTFEVNTLAQFWTVREFLPGMIDRNNGAILNIASASAKSGTAYLVDYSSSKAAVLVFSEALAEEVALLGYSGIQVTVVCPAFVSTGLCQNPKDRINRLLTPRETALAAIDGMLRGEFVVHVPKSLWLGLKFSEILPERAHMRIKSSLNLGIDPQYSSPVAAKVRGKERCQCITDLDNVPAEENIHGPQ; this is translated from the exons ATGGCTTTGTCACTGGGAGAGGTTTTGTATACGTGTGGACAAGTCATATACTTATACTGGGAATCTCTCTGTAAGCTGCTGTTTCCCCCTCGACGCCGTGACGTCACTGGTTGGCGCGTACTCATCACGGGTGGTGGACATGGAATTGGCCGCGAGATGGCGTTGGAGTTTGGGCGCCTTGGAGCAGACGTTATTCTCTGGGACATTAATGAG GAAAACATGGAGAACACTGCTGCTGATGTTCGAGTCTTTGGTGCTAAAGTGTACACCTACATATGTGACGTCAGCAGCGCAGACGACATCAAGAGTGTGGCAGAAGTCGTGCGAGTGGACGTCGGAGGTGTTGACGTGTTGGTGAACAACGCTGGAGTGCTGAATGGAGGGACCCTCCTAGAGATGACATCAGCAGACATTAGAAGGACATTTGAGGTCAACACCTTAGCTCAGTTCTGG ACGGTTCGGGAGTTTCTGCCCGGGATGATAGATCGCAACAACGGCGCTATCCTCAACATAGCGTCTGCGTCGGCAAAGTCGGGCACAGCCTACCTCGTCGACTACAG TTCCTCTAAGGCAGCAGTTCTGGTTTTCTCCGAGGCTCTGGCGGAGGAGGTGGCGTTGCTAGGTTACAGTGGGATACAGGTGACAGTTGTGTGCCCCGCCTTTGTTAGTACAGGGTTGTGCCAGAACCCAAAGGATAG aatCAACCGTCTGCTGACTCCTAGGGAGACGGCCCTCGCCGCCATTGATGGCATGTTGAGAGGAGAGTTTGTGGTACACGTACCGAAATCTCTGTGGCTAGGACTGAAGTTTTCTGA AATACTACCAGAGAGAGCCCACATGAGGATCAAATCTTCCCTGAATCTGGGAATAGATCCGCAGTACTCATCCCCTGTCGCAGCCAAGGTCAGAGGCAAAGAAAGATGTCAATGCATTACTGATCTGGATAACGTCCCAGCGGAAGAAAATATTCATGGCCCACAATAG
- the LOC137273444 gene encoding ladderlectin-like produces the protein MFLLLLCLSISLTLCASCEKGFVSYGDSCYIVLPEVGTWLTAMEYCKAFGMSLTVVQSPGEYNFIKDYLYTNRASYTLEPDFWTAGSHMMSTEWAWAGTDEEIEAFYWGPGEPNNSGAIERCLSFYARKNFTWNDEHCSYQGYPLCEKQLQLMPGK, from the exons ATGTTCCTCCTTCTTCTCTGTCTTTCAATCAGCTTGACACTTT GTGCGTCATGTGAGAAGGGATTTGTCTCATACGGTGATTCCTGCTACATCGTCCTGCCGGAAGTTGGCACCTGGCTCACCGCAATG GAGTACTGCAAGGCGTTCGGCATGAGCCTGACCGTTGTCCAGAGTCCAGGAGAGTACAACTTCATCAAGGACTACCTCTACACAAACAGGG CCAGCTACACACTTGAGCCAGACTTTTGGACAGCTGGCTCCCATATGATGTCGACTGAGTGGGCCTGGGCAGGGACGGATGAGGAGATTGAGGCGTTCTACTGGGGCCCGGGGGAGCCGAACAACTCGGGAGCCATAGAACGGTGTCTGTCATTCTATGCACGGAAAAATTTCACCTGGAACGACGAACACTGCTCGTACCAAGGGTACCCGTTGTGTGAGAAACA ACTTCAGCTCATGCCTGGAAAGTAA
- the LOC137272395 gene encoding C-type lection lectoxin-Enh3-like translates to MTALFQHLLFLTAASFSVVFGCPNGFVRHDDSCYKVFPEKATWPEAVAYCKDFGLTLAKVESQREHDFLKNYVTSIKALYPGSVDFWLDGTNMLSGDWIWASTGEKIKQFFWHQGEPNNVSPGEHCLSMHADYSWDDEHCSYTEAFICEVEASVNPGEIFG, encoded by the exons ATGACGGCGCTCTTCCAACACCTGTTGTTTCTGACTGCGGCGAGTT TTTCAGTCGTCTTCGGCTGCCCCAACGGCTTTGTCCGCCATGATGACTCCTGCTACAAGGTGTTTCCAGAGAAGGCCACCTGGCCGGAAGCTGTG GCGTACTGCAAAGACTTCGGACTGACCCTGGCAAAGGTTGAGAGTCAGAGAGAACACGATTTCCTGAAGAACTATGTGACATCCATCAAAG CGCTGTACCCGGGGTCCGTAGACTTCTGGCTGGACGGGACGAATATGCTGTCAGGTGATTGGATATGGGCATCTACAGGGGAGAAAATCAAGCAGTTCTTCTGGCACCAAGGCGAGCCCAACAACGTGTCTCCGGGTGAACACTGCCTCTCCATGCATGCCGACTACTCATGGGATGACGAGCACTGCAGCTATACAGAGGCCTTTATATGCGAAGTcga AGCGTCTGTCAACCCAGGAGAAATTTTCGGCTGA